The Niastella koreensis GR20-10 genome includes a window with the following:
- a CDS encoding PorP/SprF family type IX secretion system membrane protein: MKKIFLLLTGLYICLAGFAQQRSSYTQYILNNYILNPALTGIENYTDVKMSARDQWVGLNGAPRTAYLTVHGPIGKKDYRTTATSFEVPGENPRGSSYWESYNAPEPHHGIGMSIINDRTGNFNRFSADVSYAYHLGLSARTSLAMGFAGGISSIGLNTNGKAFFGSDPSDPSVGGAVATNLRKIKPDLAAGLWLYSADYFVGLSGQQIIPQKLAFVDDATFKTNGKLIPHVFLTAGYRFLLDEDFNLLPSVMVKYINGAFKNNYQAEFNAKLQYRDVIWIGASYRQFDGYAAMLGFNVANTFNVGYAYDYTKTDLHTFTKGTHELMIGFLINNRYGDTCPRNVW; this comes from the coding sequence AAAGATATTCTTGTTGCTTACGGGGTTGTATATCTGCCTGGCGGGGTTTGCACAGCAACGATCCAGCTATACCCAATATATTCTCAATAATTATATTTTGAACCCCGCCCTCACCGGGATAGAGAACTATACCGATGTAAAGATGAGCGCCCGCGACCAGTGGGTGGGGTTGAACGGCGCACCGCGTACGGCTTATCTAACGGTACACGGTCCTATTGGAAAAAAAGATTACCGCACCACAGCCACTTCCTTTGAAGTGCCTGGTGAAAACCCAAGAGGCAGTTCTTACTGGGAATCCTATAATGCCCCGGAACCGCACCATGGCATAGGCATGAGCATCATCAACGACCGCACCGGTAACTTCAACCGGTTCTCGGCCGATGTAAGTTATGCCTATCACCTGGGGTTAAGCGCCCGCACCAGTTTGGCCATGGGTTTTGCCGGCGGCATTTCTTCCATAGGGCTGAACACGAATGGCAAGGCTTTTTTTGGTTCAGACCCAAGCGATCCCAGTGTGGGCGGCGCAGTAGCCACCAACCTGCGCAAAATAAAACCCGATCTCGCTGCCGGACTGTGGCTGTATTCAGCCGATTATTTTGTTGGACTATCCGGTCAGCAGATCATTCCGCAAAAGCTGGCATTTGTAGATGACGCCACGTTTAAAACAAACGGCAAACTGATCCCGCACGTTTTTTTAACGGCGGGGTACCGGTTCCTGCTCGATGAAGACTTCAACCTGCTTCCTTCGGTGATGGTGAAATACATCAACGGCGCCTTTAAGAATAATTACCAGGCCGAGTTCAATGCAAAACTCCAGTACCGCGACGTGATTTGGATAGGCGCCAGTTACCGCCAGTTCGATGGCTATGCCGCCATGCTTGGTTTTAATGTGGCCAATACCTTTAATGTGGGCTATGCCTATGATTATACAAAAACCGATCTGCACACCTTTACCAAGGGCACGCATGAACTGATGATTGGCTTTTTGATAAATAACCGCTATGGCGATACCTGTCCGCGGAATGTGTGGTAA
- a CDS encoding ImuA family protein produces the protein MAAKADIFARLQKEILLLEGFKPASNDFTNWAGLEQLRSAFPNSTFPTGAMHEFICEGVETVAAATGFITGILSTVLKQQGVTIWIGSSKLIFPPALKQFGIAPEKIIFIHLKKQKDKLFVMEEALKCDSITSVIGHIDELSFTESRRFQLAVEQSKVTGFLIRQHPRNLTTSSVTRWKITPQPSFTTGLPGVGFPQWAVELLKVRNGKPGTWDMVWRAGKFLLLPKESVAIPLPQRKIV, from the coding sequence ATGGCTGCAAAGGCTGACATATTTGCCCGCTTGCAGAAAGAGATCCTTTTGCTTGAAGGTTTTAAACCTGCGTCCAACGATTTTACCAATTGGGCAGGCCTTGAGCAGCTTAGATCCGCTTTCCCTAATAGCACTTTTCCTACAGGTGCTATGCACGAATTTATTTGTGAGGGTGTAGAAACCGTTGCGGCGGCCACCGGGTTTATTACCGGCATTTTATCTACGGTGTTAAAACAACAGGGCGTTACCATCTGGATCGGTTCCTCAAAACTGATCTTTCCGCCTGCACTTAAACAATTTGGGATTGCGCCGGAAAAGATCATTTTCATTCACTTAAAAAAGCAAAAAGACAAACTGTTTGTGATGGAAGAAGCGCTTAAGTGCGATTCCATTACCAGTGTGATAGGTCATATCGATGAATTGAGTTTCACCGAAAGCCGGAGGTTTCAACTGGCGGTTGAACAAAGTAAGGTCACGGGATTTCTGATTCGTCAACACCCACGCAACCTGACCACTTCCTCCGTCACGCGCTGGAAAATAACGCCGCAACCCAGCTTCACCACAGGATTGCCAGGTGTTGGTTTTCCCCAATGGGCTGTTGAGTTATTAAAAGTGCGCAATGGCAAACCAGGCACCTGGGACATGGTATGGCGCGCCGGAAAATTCCTGCTGCTGCCTAAAGAAAGTGTGGCGATCCCATTGCCCCAACGGAAAATTGTGTAA
- a CDS encoding Y-family DNA polymerase translates to MEKRYVAIWFPNLVTDWFEQHQPELKATCFVLAAPSHGKMIITAVSPKAQALFIREGMALADARAICPALLHFDDKPALTTTLLKKIANWCIRFTPTVALDPLGGIMLDATGCAHLWGSEATYLTDVLNKLKAKGYYARATMAGTIGAAWAVCRYGNKEIIEKEKQLELVLALPPEALRLDPKTVDRLHKLGFTQIRNLVNVPAASLRRRFGAAILQRLNQLMGTEEEYIQSIIPPEPYQVRLPCLEPIAHLKGIEIALERTLGDLCERLQREGKGLRTAYFKGYRIDGEVIGVQIATTRASCNIRHLFHLFEPKLSTLQPELGIELFILEAAHVEDYTPAQEGFWKEGSALTNMAIAEFIDNISQRIAPGSIQRYLPAEHHLPENSFTKAKALTEEPSTEWNTSYPWPVVLLETPEIIEVTAPVPDYPPMNFRHRGRLHKIVRADGPKRLEQEWWIAEGEHRDYYIVEDEEGGRYWLFRLGHYDETKKTSWYLHGIYA, encoded by the coding sequence ATGGAAAAGCGATATGTGGCAATATGGTTTCCCAACCTGGTTACCGATTGGTTTGAACAACACCAACCTGAACTGAAAGCAACCTGTTTTGTGTTGGCGGCCCCGTCGCATGGAAAAATGATTATTACGGCTGTGAGTCCCAAAGCGCAGGCGCTCTTTATCCGCGAAGGCATGGCATTGGCGGATGCAAGGGCGATCTGTCCGGCTTTACTCCACTTCGATGATAAACCAGCACTCACCACTACCCTGCTGAAAAAGATAGCCAACTGGTGTATAAGGTTTACGCCTACTGTAGCCCTCGATCCTTTAGGGGGCATTATGCTCGATGCCACCGGCTGTGCGCATCTCTGGGGCAGCGAAGCAACTTACCTGACCGATGTACTGAATAAATTAAAAGCCAAAGGGTATTATGCCCGTGCAACCATGGCCGGTACCATTGGCGCAGCCTGGGCAGTGTGCAGGTATGGAAATAAAGAAATTATTGAAAAAGAAAAGCAGCTGGAGCTGGTGTTGGCCTTACCACCGGAGGCCTTACGGCTGGACCCAAAAACCGTTGACCGGTTACATAAACTGGGTTTTACGCAAATCAGGAACCTGGTGAACGTTCCGGCAGCTTCGCTGCGGCGCAGGTTTGGTGCTGCCATCCTGCAACGGCTTAACCAATTGATGGGAACAGAAGAAGAGTACATTCAATCCATCATTCCACCCGAACCTTACCAGGTACGTTTACCATGCCTGGAACCGATAGCCCATTTGAAAGGAATTGAAATTGCGTTGGAAAGAACGCTGGGAGATCTGTGTGAACGCCTGCAGCGGGAAGGTAAAGGGTTACGCACGGCTTACTTCAAAGGGTACCGCATAGATGGTGAAGTGATTGGCGTGCAGATAGCCACCACCCGCGCCTCCTGTAACATCCGGCATTTATTCCATTTGTTTGAACCCAAACTTTCTACGCTGCAGCCTGAGCTGGGCATCGAGCTGTTTATACTGGAAGCCGCCCATGTGGAAGATTATACGCCGGCACAGGAAGGGTTTTGGAAAGAAGGATCGGCACTCACCAATATGGCCATTGCAGAATTCATCGACAACATCTCCCAAAGAATTGCCCCCGGTTCAATACAACGGTATTTACCAGCCGAACATCATTTGCCTGAAAATTCATTTACCAAAGCAAAGGCATTGACCGAGGAACCATCTACTGAATGGAATACCAGCTATCCCTGGCCCGTGGTGTTGCTGGAAACACCCGAAATAATAGAAGTGACGGCGCCTGTGCCGGATTATCCGCCCATGAATTTCAGGCACCGGGGCAGGCTGCATAAAATAGTAAGGGCCGATGGCCCTAAACGATTGGAACAAGAGTGGTGGATAGCTGAAGGCGAACACCGCGATTATTACATCGTGGAAGACGAGGAAGGTGGCAGGTACTGGTTATTTCGCCTGGGGCATTATGATGAAACAAAAAAAACGTCATGGTACCTGCATGGTATCTACGCCTAG
- a CDS encoding error-prone DNA polymerase, which translates to MVSTPRGAGIMYTELQTTTNFSFLRGGSHPHELVARAAQLGYKELAITDRNTLAGIVRAHSSAKEHLLRIIPACRLDLQDGPALLAYPTNKSAYALLTSLLTLGNTRAEKGECFLYKADVYQHAKGIKFISIPPDHLNAEFGYDNEYTGALKEYREALGADLYIAATKKYTGDDQKQLYQIAALAKQLNMPMVATNDVHYHTPARRQLQDIVTCIREKCTIYNAGYRLHANAERYLKPAAEMQRLFRQYPSALTYTQEIAEACQFSLDELKYEYPDEIITPGRTPMDELTHLAWQGATDFYGSAIPQKVIDNINHELSFIAEMNYASYFLTVYDIVRFARSQGILCQGRGSAANSTVCFTLGITAVDPTKFDLLFERFLSAARNEPPDIDVDFEHSRREEVMQYIYRKYGRDRAAIVATVTQQHSKGAIRDVAKAMGLSLDAIDRLAGSVGSLGEYPESPMDTQRITEQGFDLQDKHLRKVLELTRQYIGFPRQLGQHTGGFVMTKGKLSDLVPILNARMENRTCIEWNKDDIDELGWLKVDVLALGMLTCIRKTFDLAKEKYALDLTLANIPQDDPQVYEMISRADTIGVFQIESRAQQSMLPRLKPRCFYDLVIEVAIVRPGPIQGDMVHPYLRRRNGEEPVEFPSKELEDILSRTLGVPLFQEQAMKIAIVAGGFTPTEADKLRKSMATFKNPGMVTHFKEKLITGMVKNGYALDYAERVFKQLEGFGSYGFPESHAASFAHLVYISSWIKCYYPDVFACAILNSLPMGFYQPAQLIADAQQHGVEVRAVDINYSHWDNTLEEKGNQYFILRLGFRHIGGLREGDVQLIVSGRSQPYTGINQLRNLGVSAITLEKLADADAFRSLGLDRRQALWDVSKQDSPTGIFAPHHDNNGEQNISLPEMSPFEHVLQDYATTALSIKAHPVSFVREKLKQLLVLSAADLANAHDGDMVRVSGLVLVRQRPGTAKGVCFMTIEDETGTVNAIIFENLFKQYRKEITLSKLIMLEGKLQKQGAIIHVIVEQCFNFSRLFLDAKTGTVADTTAAKQGRQLSMFHKGRNFR; encoded by the coding sequence ATGGTATCTACGCCTAGGGGGGCGGGCATAATGTATACAGAATTACAAACAACAACCAATTTTTCATTCCTGCGCGGTGGCTCCCACCCGCATGAACTGGTAGCCCGGGCCGCGCAGCTTGGGTATAAAGAGCTGGCTATAACCGATCGCAATACCCTGGCGGGCATTGTACGGGCGCATAGTTCGGCAAAAGAACACCTACTACGAATTATCCCGGCCTGCAGGCTGGACCTGCAGGATGGCCCGGCATTACTGGCCTACCCCACCAATAAAAGCGCCTATGCTTTACTCACCAGCTTACTAACGCTTGGTAACACCCGCGCAGAAAAGGGCGAATGCTTTTTATACAAAGCAGATGTATACCAGCATGCCAAAGGGATCAAATTTATTTCCATTCCACCCGATCACTTAAATGCCGAATTTGGTTATGACAATGAATATACCGGGGCGTTGAAAGAATACCGGGAAGCCCTGGGCGCCGATCTTTACATTGCCGCTACCAAAAAATATACCGGGGATGACCAAAAACAGCTTTATCAAATTGCAGCGCTGGCGAAGCAATTGAACATGCCGATGGTAGCTACCAATGATGTACATTATCACACCCCCGCCAGAAGACAATTACAGGACATTGTAACCTGCATTCGCGAAAAATGCACCATTTACAACGCAGGGTATCGCCTGCACGCCAATGCGGAAAGGTATTTAAAGCCTGCTGCGGAAATGCAGCGCCTGTTCCGGCAATATCCCAGCGCACTTACCTATACACAGGAGATAGCAGAAGCCTGTCAGTTTTCGCTGGATGAATTGAAGTACGAATATCCCGACGAGATCATTACCCCGGGCCGGACACCCATGGATGAACTTACCCACCTGGCCTGGCAGGGAGCAACAGATTTTTATGGCAGTGCAATTCCACAAAAGGTTATCGACAATATCAATCACGAATTGAGTTTCATTGCCGAAATGAATTATGCTTCTTATTTTCTTACGGTATATGACATTGTTCGTTTTGCCCGCAGCCAGGGTATCCTTTGCCAGGGAAGAGGGTCTGCCGCCAACTCCACTGTTTGCTTTACGTTAGGTATTACGGCTGTTGACCCCACCAAATTTGATCTGCTGTTTGAGCGGTTTTTATCGGCTGCCCGCAACGAGCCGCCCGACATTGATGTGGACTTTGAACATTCCCGGCGCGAAGAAGTGATGCAATACATTTACCGGAAATATGGCCGGGACCGGGCCGCCATCGTTGCTACCGTTACTCAACAGCATTCAAAGGGAGCCATCCGGGATGTGGCCAAAGCCATGGGGCTTTCTTTGGATGCCATCGATCGCCTGGCGGGTTCCGTAGGTTCGTTGGGCGAGTACCCGGAAAGCCCTATGGACACCCAGCGTATTACGGAACAGGGTTTTGACCTGCAGGACAAACATCTACGGAAGGTATTGGAACTAACGAGGCAGTATATTGGCTTTCCCCGGCAGTTGGGACAGCACACCGGTGGTTTCGTAATGACAAAGGGTAAGTTGAGCGACCTGGTGCCCATCTTAAATGCACGAATGGAAAACCGCACCTGTATTGAATGGAACAAAGACGATATTGACGAATTGGGTTGGTTAAAGGTAGATGTGCTGGCATTAGGTATGTTAACCTGCATCCGCAAGACTTTTGACCTGGCTAAAGAAAAATACGCATTGGATCTAACGCTCGCGAATATCCCCCAGGATGATCCCCAGGTATATGAAATGATTTCCCGGGCAGATACGATTGGTGTTTTTCAAATAGAATCCAGGGCGCAACAATCTATGCTGCCACGACTAAAGCCACGTTGTTTTTACGACCTGGTGATAGAAGTAGCCATTGTTAGGCCCGGGCCTATCCAGGGCGACATGGTGCACCCTTACCTGCGGCGGCGCAATGGAGAAGAACCGGTAGAATTTCCATCGAAGGAACTGGAAGATATTTTAAGCCGGACATTAGGCGTGCCGCTGTTCCAGGAGCAGGCCATGAAAATTGCCATCGTTGCCGGCGGGTTTACGCCTACCGAAGCAGACAAGCTGAGAAAAAGCATGGCTACCTTTAAAAATCCGGGCATGGTTACACACTTTAAAGAGAAGTTGATTACGGGCATGGTAAAAAACGGCTATGCGCTCGATTATGCAGAACGGGTATTTAAGCAACTGGAAGGCTTTGGCAGTTATGGTTTCCCGGAAAGTCACGCCGCCAGCTTTGCGCACCTGGTGTATATTTCTTCCTGGATCAAATGCTACTATCCCGATGTATTTGCCTGCGCCATCTTAAACAGTTTACCAATGGGTTTCTATCAACCGGCCCAGTTGATTGCCGATGCACAGCAACATGGCGTGGAAGTGCGCGCCGTTGACATTAACTATTCTCACTGGGATAATACCCTGGAAGAAAAAGGCAATCAATACTTCATCCTCCGCTTAGGCTTCCGGCATATCGGCGGTTTGCGGGAAGGCGATGTGCAACTAATTGTATCAGGCAGATCGCAACCATACACGGGTATTAATCAACTCCGCAACCTGGGCGTTTCAGCAATCACCCTCGAAAAGCTGGCAGATGCGGACGCATTCAGGTCGTTGGGGCTGGACCGCAGACAGGCGCTTTGGGACGTGTCGAAACAAGACTCTCCCACCGGGATCTTTGCGCCCCACCACGACAACAACGGGGAACAGAATATCTCCCTGCCGGAAATGTCGCCTTTTGAACATGTACTGCAGGACTATGCCACCACGGCCCTTTCCATTAAAGCACACCCGGTTAGTTTTGTACGCGAAAAACTCAAACAGCTGCTGGTTTTATCTGCTGCCGATCTGGCGAACGCCCATGATGGAGATATGGTAAGAGTTTCAGGATTGGTATTGGTGCGGCAACGACCAGGTACCGCAAAAGGGGTTTGTTTTATGACCATTGAAGATGAAACGGGTACGGTGAACGCCATTATTTTCGAAAACCTGTTCAAGCAGTACCGGAAAGAAATTACGCTGTCGAAGCTGATCATGCTGGAAGGTAAGTTGCAAAAACAGGGCGCTATCATTCATGTGATTGTTGAACAGTGCTTTAATTTTTCCCGGTTGTTCCTGGATGCAAAGACGGGTACTGTGGCAGATACAACAGCAGCCAAACAGGGCCGGCAGTTAAGTATGTTTCATAAAGGAAGGAATTTCAGGTAG
- a CDS encoding phosphatidylserine decarboxylase encodes MFGPADSTFMGDWPIADDSTITVKGETYDIKTLLDGSNYKEAFKEGVFTHSFLAITDYHRFHVPVAGIIREVKKIPATTWIKESKKQDGSLENTDDVGFQFTHTRAHIIMESPVGLVAVMPVGMGHISSVVITAEGKVRFFLRGEP; translated from the coding sequence ATTTTTGGCCCGGCAGACAGCACCTTCATGGGCGACTGGCCCATTGCTGACGATTCGACCATCACGGTGAAAGGAGAAACGTACGACATTAAAACCTTACTGGATGGAAGCAATTATAAGGAGGCATTCAAGGAAGGCGTATTTACCCATAGCTTTTTAGCCATAACCGATTATCACCGCTTTCATGTACCGGTAGCCGGTATAATCCGGGAGGTTAAAAAAATACCCGCCACTACGTGGATAAAAGAATCGAAAAAGCAGGATGGCTCTTTGGAAAATACCGATGATGTGGGTTTCCAGTTTACGCATACGCGTGCACATATCATTATGGAATCGCCGGTAGGGCTGGTGGCGGTAATGCCGGTGGGCATGGGCCATATATCGTCGGTGGTTATTACCGCGGAGGGCAAGGTCAGGTTCTTTTTACGGGGAGAACCTTAA
- a CDS encoding alpha-amylase yields MTNGTIIQFFHWYYPADGSLWDHARDKAAELAKLGITACWLPPACKAQNGPDASGYDAYDLYDLGEFDQKGSVRTKYGTKEAYLGAIHTLNEKGIGVYADVVLNHKGGADEKERITVIRVNEEDRNEQLSEPFEIEAYTRFTFPGRKGKYSAFIWDHHCFTGVDYAADLQESSIFRIRNEYGDNWEDVVASEKGNYDFLMCADIEFRNPAVRDELKRWGEWFLKEAPFAGVRLDAVKHMSPAFIVEWLDHMRSLKPDLFAVGEYWAPEDLPVMLQFLEATQNKIALFDAPLHRNFFDASNKGKEYDLRNILKNSILETNPSLAVTIVANHDTQPVQLLEAPIQPWFRPLAYSLVLLREAGYPCVFYPDLYGAQYTIKDADGKAHEIKEEPCAHLPLLLTTRKLYGYGKQRDYFDAPDCIGWTREGIADQPGSGCAVVLSTGDAATKKMEMGAAHAGKVFVDCLGNRLEPVTIDEPGWAEFPVNAGSVSVWIEKHN; encoded by the coding sequence ATGACTAATGGAACAATAATACAATTTTTTCACTGGTATTATCCTGCCGATGGTTCGTTATGGGACCATGCCCGCGATAAAGCGGCTGAGCTGGCCAAACTGGGTATTACAGCCTGCTGGCTTCCGCCTGCATGCAAAGCGCAGAACGGCCCTGATGCCAGTGGTTACGATGCCTATGACCTCTACGACCTGGGTGAGTTTGACCAGAAGGGATCGGTACGAACCAAGTACGGAACAAAAGAAGCGTACCTGGGAGCTATTCATACTTTGAATGAAAAAGGTATTGGCGTGTATGCCGATGTGGTCCTGAACCACAAAGGCGGCGCCGATGAAAAAGAGCGGATCACTGTGATCAGGGTTAACGAGGAAGACAGGAATGAACAGCTCAGCGAGCCTTTTGAAATAGAGGCTTACACCCGGTTCACCTTTCCCGGCCGCAAAGGAAAATACTCGGCATTTATCTGGGACCATCATTGCTTCACGGGCGTAGATTATGCGGCAGACCTGCAGGAATCATCCATTTTCAGGATCAGGAATGAATATGGTGATAACTGGGAAGATGTGGTGGCAAGCGAAAAAGGGAATTATGATTTTTTAATGTGCGCCGATATCGAGTTCCGCAATCCTGCCGTTCGGGATGAATTAAAACGATGGGGTGAATGGTTCCTGAAAGAAGCGCCGTTCGCTGGGGTTAGGCTCGATGCCGTAAAACATATGTCGCCGGCCTTTATTGTTGAGTGGCTCGATCATATGCGTAGTTTAAAACCAGATCTGTTTGCAGTAGGGGAGTACTGGGCGCCGGAAGACCTGCCTGTTATGCTGCAATTTTTGGAAGCCACGCAAAACAAGATCGCCTTATTCGATGCGCCCCTGCATCGTAACTTTTTTGATGCATCCAATAAAGGGAAGGAGTATGACTTAAGAAATATCCTTAAAAATAGTATCCTCGAAACCAACCCTTCGCTGGCTGTTACCATCGTCGCCAATCACGATACCCAGCCGGTCCAGCTGTTGGAGGCGCCCATACAACCATGGTTCAGGCCCCTGGCTTACTCGCTGGTCTTGCTGCGGGAAGCAGGCTATCCCTGTGTATTTTATCCCGATCTGTATGGCGCACAGTACACGATAAAAGATGCAGACGGTAAAGCGCATGAAATAAAAGAAGAGCCATGCGCGCACCTGCCGCTGCTGCTTACCACCAGGAAATTATATGGGTACGGAAAACAACGCGATTATTTCGATGCTCCTGATTGCATAGGCTGGACCCGCGAAGGTATCGCAGACCAGCCGGGTTCCGGTTGCGCCGTTGTACTCTCAACCGGTGATGCAGCCACCAAAAAAATGGAAATGGGTGCTGCCCACGCCGGCAAAGTATTTGTTGATTGCCTGGGCAACCGGTTGGAACCAGTTACTATTGACGAACCGGGCTGGGCGGAGTTTCCCGTTAATGCCGGCTCCGTATCGGTATGGATAGAAAAACATAATTAA
- a CDS encoding ferritin-like domain-containing protein, with product MENTSTTRKNSVLQDFFTTCLQELYWSETHLINMLDTMSKAATNPQLQEAFLLHKEETISHKERLEQVFSTIGIEPQAELCMGLQGLIDEGWQVIDETEQGTSQRDVALIIAAQKVEHYEIATYGSLITLAKTMGRKDVAALLIPTLQEEKATDVTLTNIAENGINEEATQEKINA from the coding sequence ATGGAGAATACATCAACTACCCGGAAAAATTCGGTATTGCAGGATTTCTTTACCACCTGTTTGCAGGAACTGTACTGGTCGGAAACCCATTTGATAAATATGCTGGATACCATGAGCAAGGCTGCCACCAACCCCCAATTACAGGAGGCATTTCTTTTACATAAGGAAGAAACCATCAGCCATAAAGAGCGGCTTGAACAGGTTTTCTCAACAATCGGCATTGAGCCGCAGGCGGAACTGTGCATGGGACTGCAGGGCCTTATTGACGAGGGCTGGCAGGTGATAGATGAAACAGAACAGGGCACCAGCCAACGGGATGTAGCCCTGATCATAGCGGCGCAGAAAGTGGAACATTATGAGATTGCCACCTATGGCAGTTTGATAACCCTGGCTAAAACAATGGGCCGGAAAGATGTTGCGGCGCTGCTTATTCCCACCTTGCAGGAAGAAAAAGCTACGGATGTAACATTGACGAACATTGCTGAAAATGGCATCAATGAAGAAGCAACCCAGGAAAAGATCAATGCGTAG
- a CDS encoding PAS domain-containing protein, whose translation MRDIYASIGELSVFAAMDACPQCVKIVNGDGIVVHINRTGLDFIEADDINGIIGANVYDFISADFREIWRTNHLAVCQGESRSWEYEITGLKGTKRYLETYATPLLLPNGVTLQFAFTKDITDKKRLELARQHTERRVKTMAEAILAISTSSDLQSLLREITERAREIVDAHRAFTSMPHGGGLDQRHSSLSLSDTFDPPAGNKAKSDVSGMHTAVQGWLAIPLKAKDGRSLGLIQVTDKREGKFDQTDEAFMIQFAQYASLAIERQQSIDSLRDSEERFRVLANSIQNLAWMADGEGSVCWYNKRWTEYTGLTLQEMEGWGWQKVHHPDHVEQISKFMRAAWKKNEPFEIIHLLRAKNGSYKWFLSQGNPICDAQGKILQWIGTLTDIDDQKRGEDRLEALVALRTKELHEANRALEQSNEELARFAHTASHDLKEPVRKIRLYTDMLRDDVEQFGTDNSRANIRKIESSSRRMAELIDGILKYSSFSQTREQLTATDLNAVMRDVEADLEMAIATQKATIVKKEGLPTIAGMPVLLHQLFYNLIGNALKFSKQDIPPVIEISGSLLSQAEVIEKGLPENKSYLTVCVKDNGIGFDQTDAVKMFDAYSRLNNSTRYEGTGLGLALCKRIAERHGGLIEAEGVMGQGALFKVILPA comes from the coding sequence GTGAGAGACATTTATGCATCTATAGGCGAACTATCGGTTTTCGCAGCCATGGACGCGTGTCCGCAATGCGTTAAGATCGTTAACGGCGATGGAATTGTAGTACATATTAACCGCACGGGTTTGGATTTTATTGAAGCAGACGACATCAATGGAATAATCGGGGCGAACGTATACGATTTTATCAGTGCAGATTTCCGGGAGATCTGGCGCACCAATCATTTGGCTGTTTGCCAGGGCGAAAGCAGATCGTGGGAGTATGAAATTACCGGACTGAAAGGTACTAAACGCTACCTGGAAACCTATGCAACGCCGTTACTACTGCCCAATGGCGTCACTTTGCAGTTTGCCTTTACAAAAGACATTACAGATAAAAAACGCCTGGAGCTTGCCAGGCAGCATACCGAAAGGCGGGTTAAGACAATGGCTGAAGCTATCCTCGCCATTTCAACCAGTTCAGACCTGCAAAGCCTGTTGCGGGAAATTACCGAACGCGCCCGCGAAATAGTGGATGCGCACAGGGCTTTTACCAGCATGCCACATGGTGGAGGTTTAGATCAGCGCCACTCCTCGCTTTCCTTATCGGATACATTTGACCCGCCGGCAGGTAATAAAGCGAAATCCGATGTTTCCGGGATGCATACGGCCGTACAGGGCTGGTTAGCCATCCCATTAAAAGCTAAAGACGGCCGGAGCCTTGGTTTGATCCAGGTTACCGATAAACGCGAAGGAAAGTTTGATCAAACAGATGAGGCATTTATGATCCAGTTTGCGCAATATGCTTCCCTTGCCATAGAGCGGCAGCAGTCAATTGACAGTTTGCGGGATAGTGAGGAGCGCTTTCGCGTGCTGGCCAACAGCATTCAAAACCTTGCCTGGATGGCCGATGGCGAAGGATCGGTATGCTGGTACAATAAACGCTGGACCGAATACACCGGCCTTACCCTGCAGGAGATGGAGGGCTGGGGCTGGCAAAAAGTGCATCACCCCGATCACGTGGAGCAGATAAGCAAATTCATGAGAGCGGCGTGGAAAAAGAATGAACCATTTGAGATCATTCACCTGTTGCGGGCAAAAAATGGCTCGTATAAATGGTTCCTTTCACAAGGCAATCCCATTTGTGATGCGCAGGGTAAGATCCTGCAATGGATAGGAACGTTGACCGATATTGACGATCAGAAACGCGGGGAAGACCGGCTGGAAGCGCTGGTGGCTTTGAGAACAAAAGAACTGCATGAGGCCAACCGGGCGTTGGAACAATCGAATGAAGAACTGGCCCGGTTTGCGCATACCGCCAGCCACGACCTGAAAGAACCTGTTCGCAAGATCAGGTTATATACCGATATGCTGCGAGACGATGTGGAGCAATTTGGGACAGATAATTCACGGGCGAACATCAGGAAGATCGAATCCTCCTCCCGCCGCATGGCTGAGCTGATAGATGGTATTTTGAAATATTCATCCTTTTCCCAAACCCGGGAACAGTTAACAGCCACCGATCTGAATGCCGTGATGAGGGATGTGGAGGCAGACCTGGAAATGGCCATCGCCACACAAAAAGCCACTATAGTTAAAAAAGAGGGGCTGCCAACGATTGCCGGCATGCCCGTTTTACTACACCAGCTTTTCTATAACCTCATTGGCAATGCATTGAAATTCTCTAAACAGGATATCCCGCCCGTTATAGAAATATCAGGCAGCCTGTTATCACAGGCCGAAGTGATTGAAAAAGGATTGCCCGAAAACAAAAGTTATTTGACTGTTTGTGTTAAAGACAATGGCATCGGGTTTGACCAGACGGACGCCGTAAAAATGTTTGACGCTTATTCCCGCCTAAACAACTCAACCCGGTACGAAGGTACCGGGCTTGGCCTTGCCCTGTGCAAGCGGATAGCAGAACGCCATGGTGGATTGATAGAAGCAGAAGGCGTTATGGGACAGGGAGCTTTATTCAAAGTCATACTTCCGGCATAA